Genomic window (Zingiber officinale cultivar Zhangliang chromosome 2B, Zo_v1.1, whole genome shotgun sequence):
TAACTCTAAATTTTACAAAGTTACTAAATTActctttctagaattatccttctAAATTAGCTATTTctcaaaacttaattatttttgaaaaggttAAAAGATACATTTCAAAGCAGAAATCTTTATCTATGTTTAACTCCCCGAATCGATCTGACTTATGTTTCaattttttcttacaattttttgtCATTTGTGATTCTTATTTGCTCtatgttatttttgatgaatgtcaaagaggGAGGGTTCGGTGGTTAAGTTtgctaaaataaattgaaaataaaaactaacttaaaaacctagtaatgcttgttttacttgcattctacactaacttaaccaggttgtcattccatcaaaaaggaggagattgttggtgcggtaagCATTAACGGTCTAatccagattttgatgaatgataaaataggttaagttagttttgttgttgactAACACtatgaccgagtgtgcaggagaagtccagacaagtcgacgggctgaccagatgtctggcacgaagcccagctaggtcgacgggccgaccggatagctggcacgaagtccaaatgggtcgacgggctgaccggaagtttggtacaaagtccagctaggtcgacaggctgaccggatagctggcacgaagtccagatgggtcgaaggactgaccgaacgtctggcaggtaagtaaaggtaagttgcTAGAggtgagtgactgtgaggacacattCTCGGGaggggaacttaggcgtcgatccaacttagatccatttcagaaatctaagttgagatcgtgactagattccagtttCGAGGAGACGGGATCTAATTACTATTCCTTTTTGTAACTATAATTGTGCTaatctttgttttgcagggtagcaTAAACTTTGTTTTGCCTTGGACTGACATTTTCGTGCAGGGAAAGGAATCTCTGGAAGATGGTGGTCCGGTCAtgcggaagggatccgggcgcccggaacaggtccgggcacccggaagacCAAAGTTTATCCTCGACAGCTTGGAGCGAGCTGATTGGTCCGATGACGTCGATCCAGGTACTCCTTctaatgtttattggaggagggCATTTTATCGAAAAAGACCAAGCTGATCCGAGACTGAAAAAGGAAGGTGCCCAGCTCATGATAGATCGAtaaagtgcgatagaggggggggtgaatatctcgcTCTTTTAAAAGCTTTTCTTTTCGTATTTCAAAGCAATTCGAGTAAGCAGCATCtggatatgtttttatgttatctGGAGCACCTGTTTCTTGAAAAAGTACAAAGCAGactattacaattttttttaccATGGAAGCGGAATTTTTAGCTTGTTATGAAGCGTCGTGCCATGCTAtatggattaaaaattttatcatgGGGCTTTAAGTGGTGAATTCTATTTCCAGGCCACTGACAATATTCTGCGACAACCAAGCTGCCGTATTCTTTTCTAAGAACAATAAGTCAAGTAGTGCTTCCAAGCATATTGACATTAAGtgtagaatcgaaaagaatttagatatctccacaatgacatgatattgtccactttgggcctaagccctcatagttttgctcttgggctctacccaaaaggcctcattccaatggagatatcttttctcttataaacccatgatttttcccatgtgtttccaatatgggactatgtttgcaaccttgcaaccccaacaatccccccctcaaacaaaggaccataggcttcccacgtccgatcctcgacccaccaggtcttcctgcccctcggtctacccgacctactaggacttccttgcctagccgcaactaggacttcctgcccctcggtccacccgacctactaggactttccttgcctagccgcaactaggacttcctgcctggtgtctggtcctcttgatccgaacataggagcccccactttctttgttcgaggtcaatattgtactcacatggttcgaTCATACCATAGCTctttgtgcacagtcggtggttaaaccttctggcagtccgggctctgataccaattgtagaatcgaaaagaatttagatatctccacaatgacatgatattgtccactttgggcctaagccctcatggttttgctcttgggctctacccaaaaggcctcattccaatggagatatcttttctcttataaacccatgatctttcccatgtgtttccaatatgggactatgtttgcaaccttgcaaccccaacattaaGTACCTTGTTGTGAAGGAAAGGATCGAAAACGAGTTAATATCCATTGAGCACATTAGTATTAGTGCTATGGTGGCGGGCCCATTGACAAAATTCTTGCCTCCCAAGATGTTTCGCGAGCATGTGCATAACTCGGGACTTTTTGCAAGCTTTAATTTTGAGAGGGCATTTATTTGATTTGGATATTGATTTGTGatcatatttgtaatgttttgGATCCTATTTatgatcatgtgatttattgcttttatttgcgcATTAACATTAAGCATTATAAATAAATCACTGAAGGACCACTTATGTTTATTGAACCATAAATAGTGTAAGATTGTGAGTTAGGAACGAATCTATtacatatgattttagatctcgGCCTATATCCGATCAAACATTTAGATGATGTGGATTATTAAGGATATAATGTTGCCGATATATTAAACCCATTCTGAAGCTAATTATGTCCATTGGCCAAGTGGGAGAATGTTGGATTCGATGGGGTCCAATCCATGATGTTGACCTACATATTATAATTATTGGGTTATtccttaataatttatttaattagccCAATTACTAAAGCTTTGATGGACGAACTAGTGATTGTATTTCTTATTGGTCCGGTCCCACCTCTTGCTCTACCTATTAAGAATTAGGGTTTGTTGTTATTATAAATAGGTACTTATGTCTAGCCTATTTGGATGTGTTTTTTTACATACTCTTATACACGATGGCTTACGACAACCCTAAAAAGTACACACAGGAATTTATCTCCCCTCGTAGAGAGTAAGAGGTAAAGATTGAGTCTTCAATTATGTCAACGCTCACCGTAGGTAATTCTTATTTTCTAAATTTGTTCATATACTTAATAAGATCCGCTCAACGGTAGAAATCTTGATTATGGGATCAAGCTTATGTCACATTCTACTGTCTTAAAATATATATTACATTTATAGCATGGAGTTTATGCTATACACCCTCCATTATAAACTACACCCCACTACATGGGTGGGCCTTATAACTTTTTCTATAAACCCATCCTAAAATCTTGGAACCATTTTAtaccttttaaaaaaaactacaaaGAGGATTTCTGCTCTCCCTCTTGACACACTCATCAGGACAGCAGGTCAGCAAGACCTTACTGtccaatttaataatttttaattttttgtttatttatatttttgttaaatatttgtttatttttattgaattattattttcacataaacaattaataaaatttttatttatgtgaaaataataattcaataaaaataaacaaatagttcacataaataaatgtataaaatttaaaatactaatataattataaatattaaattaaaatattaattaatatgatATATAGTAAATGAAATTATCAATaaagataaatgaaaaatatgaataaaaataaGTAAATTGATATTAGGGTCATGAAAAATTTATTGGAAAGGTTCGTGATAATAAAGAGGGGATTTTAAAAAGGAgtgagaattttaatttttgatgtagCAGTAATATAGTGGAGGGCATAAATCTCTGCAAGAGGTTTACGATTATGGATGTCCTTAGTAACCCTTGCCCTTTCGCCCTTAATTCAATTTTGCCACATCTGCATCAAATCTAGATGCCCCAGAGCTCATCCTCGTTATGATGCAGTGAAAGGGTATTGTCATCCAGATATCTGCAGTTTGATCCTCGGCTACAACatattttatagaaattttttctccaaatgagatATAACCATTAGATGTTGGGCTTCTGGGGCGTTCATCGTGAGCGCTTTCTGATTTACCCTGACAATTAATAAAAAATCTCCATAGGTCAAATTAGTCATCCAAATTCGATATTATCTAGTTGATCATTCTTTTTTCCATGCCCCAGCTCGCTGGTTGGTAGGTCAGCAACAACAATTGTCGTGGCTCAGGAATGAAATTAAAACTCAGTACAAAAATAATTGGATTGGGGATATGAACTAACGAATTGGTCTGATAACTTGTCAAGTCCACAAGTCAAGTGAGAGTCAATTGGACCGTTTATTTAAACAAATCAAATGAGCTAAATAAACTGGAAAATCCAATTGAGCTCGATAAATTGCCAACATCCACAAATATAATcaagctaaataaaaaaaaaatcaacctctAAATGTAGTTTTGAATTTACTTGTAAATCGAATTAGTGGCAATACGGTCTACATCCAAGATTAattgaataaaatttaaatatctggattttaaaaaacaaataacaataataataattaaatttttattagatcGGATATATTCCGTTCTCTGCTATGTTatcatgtaaattttattttatttcatcataaattgaataaaataaatttaaaaatcaaataattatattattaattatattaaaaaaataataatatttatcatTCAATTATCTTTCTATTTTTTCATTTCTTTACTTATCAAAATTTTAGATTCTAATATGTATGTTAGGCAAACAACGAACGTAACACAGTTGGCATTATTGGAAGAAAATTAAAGTTGAATATAGGCAATCAGTTGCGAAGAGTAAAGAATAGATTTACCTAGAATAGCATTACTATCTTTCCTTTGTGACCTTTATCAATGCATATGGACATCTTAAAAGAAGGTAAAATCTTCCTGACTTGTTTCCCAGCAACTTTTTCTTGTATCGTTGAATCTATCCTCCACTAATAATTAATATAATCgcgttaaattattttctaagatGGATGACTCGCCAATAGAACAAGTGCGACTGACAGTTCCTTCGACGGACGATCCAACGTTGCAAGTGTTAACATTCCGCATATGGATTCTTGGTGTTCCACTCTGCATCCTGCAGTCGGTGTTGCTTCGAATCTCTTCTTTCAGGCAGCAGTTCATCAACATATCATCCGTTTGTATCGATATCTTCTTGTATGTTGGATGTAATTTGTTAGCCAGAGTTTTGCCAAATAAAGTTGTGAGAATCCCGGGCACAAGATGGAGCTTTTCGCTGAATCCGTGCTCCTTCAATATCAAAGAACATATCGCCATGTCCATATTTGTTAATTCGGTAGGCAGTCCAGGCTTTTCCAATATCAGTGTAGCCAAGATCTTTTACCACAAAGAAATTCATATTTTACCCGCTTTGCTCTTGGTTATATCAACTCAGGTACCaaatttattataagaagtaatcatatacaagaaagaagaaaagtgACTATATATTTAACATTCAATTTATACAGTTCTTGGGTTACGGATTTGCTggtttgtttctaaaattttttgtGGATTCAACGTATATGTGGTGGCCCAGTGTACTTGCCAATATCTCATTTTACAGGTATGTTATGTTGTTTTTCCTAATGAATTATTAAGCATAGGATGAAATGAGAATGATATGTAATTTTTATCTGTAGGGCATTACATGAGCAAGATAAGAGGCCTAAGGGAGGGTTATCACGTTATCAATTCTTTTTTATTGTCTTTGCTGCGATTTTCTCTTACAGCATCATCCCTGCTTATTTCTTCCAGTCTATTGCTGCTCTCTCCTTTGTGTGTTGGATATGGAAGGACTCAATCACTGCACAACAAATTGGCTCCGGGATGAATGGACTCGGCATTGGATCAATTTCGCTTGATTGGATGACTATAACAAGTTTTTTAGGAAGCCCTTTGGTTCTCCCTTCATTTGTGATATTCAATAGTTTGATTGGATTTATCGTGATCACATACATTATTATACCCTTCTCTTATTGGAGTAATGCATATGAAGCAAGAAAGTTTCCACTGTTTTCGACCAATATCTATGATTCTCATGGGCACAAATACAATGTCTCAAGAATTATAGATTCTAACACTCTCGCGTTTAATCAAGAAGCCTATGATAAGTACTCCAAGATATACTTCACTACTTCTCTGCTTTATTGTTACGCATttagtcttgctcaatacacatcCTCTATTTCTCAGATGACTCTTTTTTATGGGAGGTACGTATTCATTTTGTCACATTCTAATCGACGTATTCACAGTCCAGTTGATCGTTGTAGTAATCTCTCTGCAGATCACTGTGGCAAAAATTTAAGAAAGCATATAAAGACGATGATGAGCTAGATGTGCATGGGAGGCTAATGAAGCAAAATTATGAATCTATTCCTCAGTGGTGGTTTTACTCCATATTGTTGTCTATGATCGGCATGGCAATTCTGGTATGTGAAGGTTTTGGAGGTCAATTTCAACTTCGTTACTGGGAAGTTTTGTTGGCATGCGCTTTGGTTTTTCTGTTCCTTCCATTGGAATGTATACTCGAAGCAATTGCTGGTTCGGTGCGCACTAATCTATTCTATATAATGAAGTTGTTGATTATTGAATATACATTTTAACTAACAAGTAACTTTAATTTATGTGTTGGCCTATAGGGATTCACATTAGATTTGTTATTGGAAGCCATCATTGGATACTTGAATCCAGGCAAACCTCTAGCCAACATGGCTTTCAAATTATATGGATCAGAGGCTCACCTAGTGGCAGCCTCTGCTATATCTAGCTTCAAAGCATCACACTATATGAAGATTCCTCCAAAAATCTTATTTCACCTCATGGTAAAATCATTCCCTTTCTTCTATTACTTGCTGGTCATTTTCTTCATctttagttatatatatataatatatttttttttaaaaaaatgatgacTGTAGATTTTAGGCACGACGATTTCATGCTTCACCGATTTCGGCATAGCATGGTGGATGCTCCGATCAATAGACAATATTTGTCAACCAGACTTACTTCCGGCGGGAAGTCCTTGGACATGTCCCAGTGAGAAAGTAATGTACCTCTCTGGGGTAACATGGGGGCTTGTTGGACCTAGCAAGACGTTTTATCCCGATGGCATGTACTCAGTAGTCTTCATCTTTGCTCTAATAGGACTCGTTGCACCAATTCCCATTTGGTTATTATCACACAAGTATCCTGAAAAGAAATGGATTGGACTCATTAACTTTCCAATTATATTCAGTGCCGCTCTTGTTCTACCTTTCGGCGGGATGTTGGGTTATTGGAGCTGGTTTATTGTTGGTTTcctcttcaactatttcatctaTCATAAACATAGAGAATGGTGGACTAGATATAATTATCTATTATCTGTTGGACTTGATGCCGGCTCTGCATTTTTTGTTCTTCTGCTGAGCGTCTCTCTTCAGTTTCAGGGTATATATGGAACGAATTGGTGGGGATTAGAATTAAGTGATCATTGTTCATTGGCAAATTGTCCCACAATACCTGGTGTGATTATCGAAGGTTGTCCCATAATTCAGTGACAAGTTTTATAAtggataaaattatttattaattattatctGTTGTATTTAGTGTGGGCTTTGTATATTTTTATTCTACTCTTGTCAATATTAGAATTAGATGTCCATCAGTAAATTGTCTTATTATAATATGGGATGCTATTAATGAAGGTTATCTCATAATCCATgactatatttattattaattcaaATATTGTCGGTGTCTTAATTGAATAAGagagataatttttaattttattacttTGTTTTGATTTGATAATTATCTATCCATTTTTATCTAAAATCACAATGAAATTGCACATATATGACTAGTTAAACATGACACACATATGAACTGCACCATATACAATACAAATTGAATTAATTGCACCACTTCAAGATAGACCGACAAAGGCACATTCCGAATTTGATggccttattttaaaaatatatactcaaagaaaattaaaattttagaaaaaaataataaataattttccaAACAACGTAGATGATTAATTCTACTGCGTACTTGTATTTTCTACTTGCTTCTATTTCTGTGTTTAATTCTACTACGTATTTTGATTTCAAAACAAAaagataaagttttttaaaatcgcTCCCCCCTTTCACGTGTGTCTTGATCCAACACCCTCAACACTCTTTAAAAGAGCAGTTCCAGCAACACAAAGCATCAACTCCTCTACAAGCTGCAAAGACATTTCTACTGCTGCGAACACATCCGACTGTTactactagaaaactaggcttttgagacaaATATTTTAAGACAGTCACAAAATTCATCtcaaatactaagtaattaagacaGTAATAATAGACGTCTCAAAATTTTACATGGAGACATTAATTTTAAGACAGTATTTAAGATTTTGTctcaaattcaactaaataagACACATAATAAAGacggttaaaaatataattatataaggcATTCAAATAAGACGGTAAAAAAGTATTTgtctcaaattatcttgaatattaCTACTAGAAATAAGGCCTATAATGACACTTTTTGATGACACTTATTAAAATATGtacttataaatattttataacgacactcattgattttaaaaataaaatatcagatTAGACTATCTATAATGACATATTTTATAaatatcataaatattaattACTTTTTAATTGTATATTAACCTAACTTCCTCCCTCTTGTGCCTGTTTCCTTTCCGCAGCCGTCCCTTTTCCCCTCTGCATCTCTTCGTAGTCGACTAATTTCCTCTTTGCCACTACTAGAAATATAACATATCACGACACTTTCTTCgtgacatttaattttaaatgtcactataaataatttttaatgacatttat
Coding sequences:
- the LOC122048130 gene encoding oligopeptide transporter 5-like, with product MDDSPIEQVRLTVPSTDDPTLQVLTFRIWILGVPLCILQSVLLRISSFRQQFINISSVCIDIFLYVGCNLLARVLPNKVVRIPGTRWSFSLNPCSFNIKEHIAMSIFVNSVGSPGFSNISVAKIFYHKEIHILPALLLVISTQFLGYGFAGLFLKFFVDSTYMWWPSVLANISFYSIIPAYFFQSIAALSFVCWIWKDSITAQQIGSGMNGLGIGSISLDWMTITSFLGSPLVLPSFVIFNSLIGFIVITYIIIPFSYWSNAYEARKFPLFSTNIYDSHGHKYNVSRIIDSNTLAFNQEAYDKYSKIYFTTSLLYCYAFSLAQYTSSISQMTLFYGRSLWQKFKKAYKDDDELDVHGRLMKQNYESIPQWWFYSILLSMIGMAILVCEGFGGQFQLRYWEVLLACALVFLFLPLECILEAIAGSGFTLDLLLEAIIGYLNPGKPLANMAFKLYGSEAHLVAASAISSFKASHYMKIPPKILFHLMILGTTISCFTDFGIAWWMLRSIDNICQPDLLPAGSPWTCPSEKVMYLSGVTWGLVGPSKTFYPDGMYSVVFIFALIGLVAPIPIWLLSHKYPEKKWIGLINFPIIFSAALVLPFGGMLGYWSWFIVGFLFNYFIYHKHREWWTRYNYLLSVGLDAGSAFFVLLLSVSLQFQGIYGTNWWGLELSDHCSLANCPTIPGVIIEGCPIIQ